One Brassica napus cultivar Da-Ae chromosome A5, Da-Ae, whole genome shotgun sequence DNA window includes the following coding sequences:
- the LOC106449395 gene encoding 3-deoxy-manno-octulosonate cytidylyltransferase, mitochondrial isoform X2, with translation MALCSSQKTWIVHGILAGTAIAAAIGARAYLGRSKKFRSRVVGIIPARYASSRFEGKPLVQILGKPMIQRTWERSKLASTLDHVVVATDDERIADCCRGFGADVIITSESCRNGTERCNEALEKLEKEYDVVVNIQGDEPLIEPEIIDGVVKALQVSPDAVFSTAVTSLKPEDGLDPNRVKCVVDNRGYAIYFSRGLIPFNKSGGVNPEFPYMLHLGIQVEEDLEQLKVLENGYKMKVIKVDHEAHGVDTPEDVEKIESLMRERNLS, from the exons ATGGCACTCTGTTCTTCTCAGAAGACATGGATTGTTCACGGGATCTTGGCCGGAACGGCGATTGCTGCGGCGATAGGCGCACGTGCGTATCTGGGTCGATCCAAGAAATTCCGGAGCCGGGTCGTGGGAATCATCCCCGCCCGTTACGCTTCCTCTCGATTCGAGGGAAAGCCCCTCGTGCAAATCCTCGGCAAACCCATGATCCAG AGAACTTGGGAGAGGTCTAAGTTAGCCTCTACGCTTGATCACGTTG TCGTGGCCACCGATGACGAAAGGATCGCGGATTGCTGTCGTGGATTCGGTGCTGATGTCATCATCACTTCAGAGTCTTGCAGAAACG GTACTGAGCGGTGCAACGAAGCTCTAGAGAAGCTGGAGAAGGAGTATGATGTGGTTGTTAACATTCAAGGCGATGAACCACTCATTGAGCCTGAGATTATTGACGGTGTTGTCAAAGCACTTCAGGTTTCACCTGACGCAGTGTTTAGCACAGCGGTGACGTCACTGAAACCAGAAGACGGGCTTGATCCTAACCGAGTCAAATGTGTTGTGGACAACCGTGGCTATGCTATCTATTTCTCAAGAGGCTTGATTCCTTTTAACAA GAGTGGTGGAGTCAATCCAGAGTTCCCGTATATGCTTCATCTTGGTATTCAG GTAGAAGAGGATCTAGAGCAGCTCAAAGTTCTTGAGAATGGCTACAAAATGAAG GTTATAAAGGTGGACCATGAAGCCCATGGAGTTGATACACCTGAAGATGTTGAAAAGATTGAATCTTTAATGCGTGAAAGAAACCTCTCATAG
- the LOC106449395 gene encoding 3-deoxy-manno-octulosonate cytidylyltransferase, mitochondrial isoform X1 — protein MALCSSQKTWIVHGILAGTAIAAAIGARAYLGRSKKFRSRVVGIIPARYASSRFEGKPLVQILGKPMIQRTWERSKLASTLDHVVVATDDERIADCCRGFGADVIITSESCRNGTERCNEALEKLEKEYDVVVNIQGDEPLIEPEIIDGVVKALQVSPDAVFSTAVTSLKPEDGLDPNRVKCVVDNRGYAIYFSRGLIPFNKSGGVNPEFPYMLHLGIQSFDSKFLNVYSELQPTPLQVEEDLEQLKVLENGYKMKVIKVDHEAHGVDTPEDVEKIESLMRERNLS, from the exons ATGGCACTCTGTTCTTCTCAGAAGACATGGATTGTTCACGGGATCTTGGCCGGAACGGCGATTGCTGCGGCGATAGGCGCACGTGCGTATCTGGGTCGATCCAAGAAATTCCGGAGCCGGGTCGTGGGAATCATCCCCGCCCGTTACGCTTCCTCTCGATTCGAGGGAAAGCCCCTCGTGCAAATCCTCGGCAAACCCATGATCCAG AGAACTTGGGAGAGGTCTAAGTTAGCCTCTACGCTTGATCACGTTG TCGTGGCCACCGATGACGAAAGGATCGCGGATTGCTGTCGTGGATTCGGTGCTGATGTCATCATCACTTCAGAGTCTTGCAGAAACG GTACTGAGCGGTGCAACGAAGCTCTAGAGAAGCTGGAGAAGGAGTATGATGTGGTTGTTAACATTCAAGGCGATGAACCACTCATTGAGCCTGAGATTATTGACGGTGTTGTCAAAGCACTTCAGGTTTCACCTGACGCAGTGTTTAGCACAGCGGTGACGTCACTGAAACCAGAAGACGGGCTTGATCCTAACCGAGTCAAATGTGTTGTGGACAACCGTGGCTATGCTATCTATTTCTCAAGAGGCTTGATTCCTTTTAACAA GAGTGGTGGAGTCAATCCAGAGTTCCCGTATATGCTTCATCTTGGTATTCAG AGCTTTGATTCCAAGTTTCTGAATGTATATTCGGAGCTTCAACCAACGCCATTGCAGGTAGAAGAGGATCTAGAGCAGCTCAAAGTTCTTGAGAATGGCTACAAAATGAAG GTTATAAAGGTGGACCATGAAGCCCATGGAGTTGATACACCTGAAGATGTTGAAAAGATTGAATCTTTAATGCGTGAAAGAAACCTCTCATAG
- the LOC106379602 gene encoding probable ubiquitin-conjugating enzyme E2 26 — translation MEPDVVEIAPPLFPSGSRTRKPRKAGIPEVIDVEHYEFRNGGLVSNNNNANLVDKKNKGKSIQDGSLYDHLADEEVVMSTTQPWGFPSSSSKRSRRSSSASSSRPRAAVEVAVSSAQANFLSDFKRFDTVDNFSKHHYASQGNASKQHSRTWVKKIQADWKILENDLPETISVRACESRMDLMRAVIVGAEGTPYHEGLFFFDIHFPDTYPSVPPMVHYHSGGLRINPNLYNCGKVCLSLLGTWNGNAREKWLPQESTMLQLLVSIQALILNQKPYFNEPAYGRTKGTPSGEAHSKFYSENVYVLSLRTMVYSMRKPPKHFEEFVRSHYFERAHDIVRASNAYIDGAPVGSIVKGGVQDIEESSESGSMKFRTEVATFMKTVVEELVKLGVKELEDKLKPPPNAEGSNKSNCKRSLSSR, via the exons ATGGAGCCTGACGTGGTGGAGATCGCTCCTCCTCTGTTCCCTTCTGGTTCGAGAACTCGTAAACCTAGAAAG GCTGGAATTCCTGAAGTGATCGATGTGGAACACTATGAGTTTCGCAATGGCGGTCTTGTTAGTAATAACAACAATGCTAACCTTGTCGATAAGAAGAACAAAGGGAAGTCTATACAAGACGGCTCCTTGTATGATCATTTGGCTGATGAAGAAGTGGTGATGTCTACTACTCAACCTTGGGGGTTTCCGAGTTCTAGCAGCAAGAGATCTAGAAGAAGCAGTTCCGCTAGCTCTTCTCGTCCTAGAGCTGCTGTGGAGGTTGCTGTTTCTTCAGCTCAAGCTAATTTTCTGAGCGACTTTAAAAGATTTGACACTGTTGATAATTTCTCAAAACATCACTATGCTTCTCAGGGGAACGCTTCAAAGCAG CACTCAAGGACTTGGGTGAAAAAGATTCAAGCAGACTGGAAGATTCTTGAGAATGATTTGCCAG AGACAATATCTGTGAGAGCCTGTGAATCAAGAATGGATCTTATGAGAGCTGTAATTGTTGGAGCTGAGGGGACTCCTTACCATGAGGGTCTTTTCTTTTTCGATATTCACTTCCCTGACACCTATCCTTCAGTGCCACCA ATGGTTCATTACCATTCCGGTGGGCTTAGAATCAACCCAAATCTATACAACTGTGGTAAAGTATGCTTGAGTCTTCTCGGTACCTGGAATGGTAACGCTAGGGAGAAATGGCTCCCACAGGAGTCCACAATGTTACAGCTTCTCGTCTCAATCCAAGCACTCATCTTGAATCAAAAGCCATACTTTAACGAACCTGCCTACGGGAGGACCAAGGGGACTCCATCAGGCGAGGCTCATTCCAAATTTTACAGTGAGAACGTATACGTTTTGTCGTTGAGGACAATGGTTTACAGCATGAGAAAACCACCCAAG CACTTTGAAGAGTTTGTTCGCAGCCATTACTTTGAGCGGGCTCACGATATAGTGAGAGCGAGCAATGCTTATATAGATGGAGCTCCTGTTGGTTCTATAGTTAAAGGCGGTGTTCAAGACATTGAAGAAAGTAGCGAGAGTGGTTCCATGAAGTTTAGGACCGAAGTGGCTACCTTTATGAAGACAGTTGTGGAAGAGTTAGTTAAGTTAGGTGTGAAGGAGCTTGAAGATAAACTGAAACCACCACCTAACGCAGAGGGCAGTAACAAATCAAACTGTAAGAGAAGCCTATCATCGAGGTGA